One window from the genome of Rufibacter tibetensis encodes:
- a CDS encoding sigma-54-dependent transcriptional regulator produces MSSLQNESAAKIFVLEDDLWYSQFLSYHLSTNPDHQVEVFNSVEEFLGRLTEAPTIITLDYHLPSVTGEEVLQQILQKSPKSYIIVISGQEDIRKAVSLMKMGAYDYIVKNEETKDRLWSIVEKIKHNKSLQQELEVLRSEVKQKYTLGSELVGSSEPIKKVFQLVEKAAANNINVTITGETGTGKELIAKAIHQNSRRAKMPFVAVNIAALPSELLESELFGHEKGAFTGATARRVGKFEEANGGTLFLDEIGEMSFNLQSKLLRVLQEREVTPVGSNKSIPVEVRIVTATHRNLMDEVKKGNFREDLFYRLLGVQVHLPPLRERGHDIILIANKVLKDFCKQNDMEDKTLTAEAQKKLLSHPFPGNVRELKAVVELAAVLSESKAVTDSDIQLQSLAPTSSSEEKTLDEYIHETVQRYLDKYNYNVVYVADKLKVGKSTIYRMIQKGAVLIPEQKRY; encoded by the coding sequence ATGTCTAGTTTGCAAAATGAATCTGCTGCAAAAATCTTTGTTCTAGAAGATGATCTTTGGTATTCACAATTCCTTAGTTATCATCTTTCAACCAACCCTGACCACCAGGTAGAGGTATTCAATTCCGTAGAGGAGTTTTTAGGTCGTCTCACAGAAGCTCCAACTATCATAACGCTGGATTACCACTTGCCTTCTGTTACAGGCGAGGAGGTTTTACAACAGATTCTGCAAAAGAGCCCTAAATCATACATCATTGTTATCTCCGGACAGGAAGACATAAGGAAAGCTGTAAGCTTGATGAAAATGGGGGCGTATGATTACATCGTTAAAAACGAAGAAACCAAAGACCGCCTCTGGAGCATCGTTGAAAAAATTAAACACAATAAATCACTGCAGCAGGAGTTGGAGGTGCTCCGGAGCGAGGTCAAACAGAAATATACCCTGGGCAGTGAACTGGTAGGATCTTCTGAGCCAATTAAGAAGGTCTTCCAATTAGTGGAAAAAGCTGCCGCAAACAATATAAACGTTACTATTACTGGAGAGACGGGTACTGGTAAAGAATTGATTGCGAAGGCAATACATCAAAATTCCAGGAGAGCTAAAATGCCATTTGTGGCCGTGAATATAGCAGCTTTGCCCTCTGAACTACTGGAAAGTGAATTGTTTGGCCATGAGAAAGGGGCTTTTACAGGTGCTACTGCCCGCCGGGTGGGTAAGTTTGAAGAAGCAAACGGAGGTACCCTGTTTCTGGATGAAATTGGCGAAATGAGCTTTAATCTGCAGTCTAAACTTCTTCGGGTTTTGCAAGAGAGGGAAGTTACTCCTGTAGGGTCAAATAAAAGCATTCCTGTGGAGGTGCGGATTGTAACTGCCACCCACCGGAATTTGATGGATGAGGTGAAAAAAGGAAACTTTAGGGAAGACTTATTTTACCGTCTGCTTGGAGTTCAGGTGCATCTGCCACCCTTACGAGAAAGGGGGCATGATATTATACTAATTGCTAATAAAGTACTAAAAGACTTTTGCAAGCAGAATGATATGGAGGATAAAACCCTCACGGCAGAGGCGCAAAAGAAACTATTAAGTCATCCTTTCCCAGGTAACGTAAGGGAGCTCAAAGCAGTAGTTGAACTTGCAGCAGTTCTTTCTGAGTCAAAAGCAGTGACAGATAGTGATATTCAGTTACAGTCGTTGGCTCCTACTTCTTCATCTGAAGAGAAAACACTTGATGAGTACATCCATGAAACAGTACAACGGTATCTAGACAAATACAATTATAATGTTGTGTATGTCGCCGATAAATTAAAAGTAGGAAAGTCTACTATTTACAGAATGATCCAGAAAGGGGCTGTTCTTATTCCTGAACAAAAGAGGTATTAG
- a CDS encoding GumC family protein translates to MKLTEIFKIIRRNWFMLVAVTSVTAASIYFFVKDEDDEYTSYTTIYTGIATGYDLNSVSANNSQHKAANNAFANLISIIDSRDIRQQLGFRLLASHLMLKAHDPNVLKLSSYEKLQEAVPASLKSKLVGATVEETADNIAKFYNASKSNVIRDIIYSDDFDYSGAASSSEDAKSAIEASRITDSDLLQISFTSSDPALCKNALEILTQLFIEKHRKLHTAQSESVVGHFSAATEKSLEKLRVAEANLLEFQKAHGIVDYNSQVENTSAEKNALLGKYNDLETEYAGALATLRSLEQSMKSRGVPNLYSQEVLRLKNRLSAVQTQIAELELLNRGNNNGAQASRMAALRKEEESLETRMLNSVDKHHANTRSKEGVPMGSVLTDWVRATFLVEELRSKLSLVNKQKGEYAQTYNKLVPLGGENKRLIREVDLAEKEYLAQLEGFNQSKLNQQNVELTSQLKVVDPPYQPSNPAILTRLLLILFGAISVFLVTLGVLIAKALLDQSIRKPSVAVRKMHYPVFGILPASDTTSSKQLLLAQSAEDHLARQLILKMRNKEGNGPFVVGVLSSMAGEGKTELCNALASNLTSMGIETQVLFPESHKGKINPFTNSSFYAPLQGVLTDASVVDLAGLDYMNNAVVLVEFPAVLEDTYPVSLFKHLDLILLTVRANRVWEQADKTIFESIQKVTNAPIETVLSSVKADDAKEMVVVRPDSYLQEQKVLPSPKSLPALETV, encoded by the coding sequence ATGAAACTAACGGAAATCTTTAAAATCATCAGACGTAATTGGTTTATGCTGGTGGCAGTAACATCTGTAACAGCAGCATCAATCTATTTCTTCGTGAAGGATGAAGATGATGAATATACCTCCTATACTACTATTTATACTGGTATAGCAACAGGTTACGATCTGAACAGCGTTTCAGCTAACAATAGCCAGCACAAAGCAGCGAACAATGCCTTTGCGAACTTAATCTCTATTATTGATTCTAGAGATATCAGACAGCAGTTAGGCTTCCGGTTATTGGCTTCCCACTTGATGCTAAAAGCCCATGATCCTAATGTGTTGAAACTGAGCTCTTATGAGAAGTTGCAGGAGGCAGTGCCTGCTTCCCTTAAAAGCAAATTAGTAGGTGCTACGGTTGAAGAAACAGCAGATAACATTGCTAAATTCTACAACGCAAGCAAGAGCAACGTAATCCGGGACATCATCTATTCAGATGACTTTGACTACTCTGGAGCTGCTTCATCTTCTGAAGATGCCAAATCGGCGATTGAAGCATCAAGAATTACTGATAGTGATCTCTTACAGATTTCTTTTACCTCTAGTGACCCTGCTCTTTGTAAGAATGCTCTGGAGATTTTAACCCAGTTGTTTATTGAAAAGCACAGGAAACTGCATACTGCTCAATCTGAGTCTGTTGTAGGACACTTTAGCGCAGCAACTGAAAAGTCTTTGGAGAAGTTAAGGGTAGCAGAAGCAAATCTGCTTGAATTCCAGAAAGCCCATGGCATTGTTGATTACAACTCTCAGGTGGAGAATACTTCTGCAGAGAAGAACGCTTTGCTTGGGAAGTACAACGATCTGGAAACGGAGTATGCTGGTGCTCTTGCTACTTTACGCTCTTTAGAGCAAAGCATGAAATCAAGAGGTGTGCCTAACCTGTACAGCCAAGAAGTTTTAAGATTGAAAAACAGACTTTCTGCTGTTCAGACCCAAATTGCTGAACTTGAACTACTGAACAGAGGCAATAACAATGGTGCTCAGGCTAGTAGAATGGCCGCCCTAAGAAAAGAAGAGGAGTCTCTTGAAACAAGAATGTTGAATTCAGTAGATAAGCATCATGCCAATACTCGCTCTAAAGAAGGCGTACCTATGGGTTCTGTGCTTACTGACTGGGTTAGAGCTACTTTCCTGGTAGAAGAATTGAGAAGTAAGTTAAGCTTAGTGAATAAGCAAAAAGGGGAGTATGCCCAGACTTATAACAAGCTTGTTCCTTTGGGTGGAGAAAACAAAAGGTTAATCAGAGAGGTAGATCTTGCTGAAAAAGAATACCTGGCTCAGTTAGAAGGGTTCAACCAAAGTAAGTTAAACCAGCAAAATGTGGAACTTACGTCGCAACTAAAGGTGGTTGATCCTCCTTACCAGCCAAGCAACCCGGCCATTCTTACTCGCTTGCTGCTTATCCTTTTCGGTGCAATTAGTGTGTTCCTTGTAACTCTGGGGGTTCTGATTGCCAAGGCTCTGCTAGACCAATCTATCCGTAAGCCTTCAGTGGCAGTAAGAAAAATGCACTACCCAGTTTTCGGGATTTTGCCTGCAAGTGATACCACAAGCTCTAAGCAATTGCTGTTGGCTCAAAGTGCAGAAGACCACCTGGCTCGCCAGCTTATTCTTAAGATGAGAAACAAAGAAGGAAATGGTCCTTTTGTAGTGGGTGTATTAAGCAGCATGGCAGGTGAAGGCAAAACAGAACTTTGCAATGCCTTGGCCAGCAACCTGACCTCTATGGGAATTGAGACCCAGGTCCTTTTCCCGGAAAGCCACAAAGGCAAAATCAATCCGTTCACCAACAGCAGCTTCTATGCTCCGCTTCAAGGTGTTTTGACAGATGCCTCAGTAGTTGACCTGGCTGGATTGGATTACATGAACAATGCTGTTGTGCTGGTAGAATTCCCTGCCGTGCTAGAGGATACGTACCCAGTGTCACTGTTCAAGCACTTAGATCTGATTTTGTTGACTGTGAGAGCTAACCGCGTTTGGGAGCAAGCAGACAAAACTATTTTTGAAAGCATCCAGAAGGTTACTAACGCACCAATTGAAACGGTACTTAGCTCCGTTAAGGCAGATGATGCAAAAGAAATGGTAGTGGTTCGTCCTGATAGTTACTTACAGGAGCAAAAAGTACTTCCATCTCCTAAAAGCTTACCTGCCCTGGAAACAGTTTAG
- a CDS encoding ATP-binding protein: MKSAPISVNESQGLNNWLSLESSRTANKTSKFLEGMDVRSVLSSSLFMARLKRYLFSALANTKEKGIALLAFSSDKLWKKNLLGMSEFISSGTVFQNTRKADLGLYMFSSDVVKASIEEETINAQEMINTPHIFSFQGLRSNEAYPLKPAVSKFHSIKLHEQPNKRLTHLHQSGALSVEVESLLEAGFWEYSVNSGEFFCTDYVHEVLNISPEAPLSGFESFLPFFGEADQAVLSNAWKTLINKGEQFNLLVEVQDGRSEATWLRMKGKPLSKNNKVVKYVGTIQNVTDWVLQEKQLEAQKAKAEQGAKLKTEFVSYMSHEIRTPLNAIMGLTYLLLQDEGLKEEYKDNLNSIHFSSQCLLALVNNTLDYSKIEAGKVELEKVNFHLKDLLKNTHQALSLRSMEKKVNLELSIDPRTPAEVAGDPVRLMQILNNLLSNAIKFTDKGSVKLKVDVVYQTNQEWVLDFTVSDTGIGIPVEKQKSIFESFTQVNSSTHRQYGGTGLGLSITKNLVELHKGTIRVESTPGKGSVFSVRLKFIKPQASLVTLPKTSATKIPFTKLKGVKILVVDDNVMNRTVATKLLTNWHAEVETADDGLAALERINSTDFDLVLMDLYMPVLDGFQTVARMREAGRNLPVIALTANASEEERKRILSAGVNDYLTKPFVPQDLFNKLLQNLDANRIQ; encoded by the coding sequence ATGAAGTCTGCTCCAATCTCAGTAAATGAATCTCAGGGTTTGAATAATTGGTTGTCCTTGGAATCATCAAGAACAGCTAACAAAACATCTAAGTTCTTAGAGGGAATGGACGTGCGTTCTGTCCTTTCTTCTTCCTTGTTTATGGCCCGGCTGAAAAGGTATTTGTTTTCTGCTTTAGCCAATACAAAAGAGAAGGGAATTGCCCTTTTGGCTTTTTCATCTGACAAACTTTGGAAAAAAAACCTTTTAGGAATGAGTGAATTCATTTCTTCAGGAACCGTGTTCCAAAATACACGTAAAGCAGACCTCGGTCTGTACATGTTTTCAAGTGATGTAGTTAAAGCAAGTATAGAGGAAGAGACGATTAATGCTCAAGAAATGATAAACACACCTCACATATTTTCTTTTCAAGGATTAAGAAGCAATGAAGCGTATCCGCTTAAGCCAGCTGTAAGTAAGTTTCATTCTATTAAGCTTCATGAACAACCTAACAAGCGGTTAACCCACCTCCATCAGTCGGGTGCCCTCAGCGTAGAGGTTGAATCTTTGTTAGAGGCAGGGTTTTGGGAATACTCCGTTAACTCAGGTGAGTTCTTTTGCACAGACTACGTTCATGAAGTATTAAACATATCGCCAGAGGCACCACTTTCCGGGTTTGAGTCTTTCCTGCCGTTTTTCGGTGAAGCTGATCAGGCGGTTTTAAGCAACGCCTGGAAAACCCTTATAAATAAAGGAGAGCAGTTTAATCTTTTGGTTGAAGTGCAGGATGGTAGAAGCGAGGCAACCTGGCTTAGAATGAAAGGCAAGCCTTTAAGTAAAAATAATAAGGTAGTTAAATATGTAGGTACTATACAAAACGTGACGGACTGGGTGCTCCAGGAAAAGCAATTAGAGGCGCAAAAAGCAAAGGCTGAACAAGGAGCAAAACTCAAGACCGAGTTTGTGTCTTACATGAGCCATGAAATCCGGACGCCACTTAATGCTATCATGGGGTTGACGTACCTTCTTTTGCAGGATGAGGGATTAAAAGAAGAGTACAAGGACAACTTGAACTCTATCCATTTTTCGTCACAGTGTTTACTTGCTTTAGTTAACAATACCCTTGATTATTCTAAAATAGAAGCGGGTAAAGTTGAGTTAGAAAAAGTTAACTTCCACTTGAAGGACCTTTTGAAAAATACTCATCAGGCACTTTCCCTGCGTTCTATGGAAAAGAAAGTTAATCTTGAGCTTTCTATAGACCCACGCACTCCGGCCGAAGTAGCGGGCGATCCGGTTAGATTGATGCAAATCCTGAACAACCTTTTAAGTAACGCTATCAAGTTTACTGATAAAGGGTCTGTTAAGCTTAAGGTAGATGTGGTTTATCAAACCAACCAAGAGTGGGTGTTAGACTTTACTGTTTCTGATACTGGTATAGGTATACCGGTGGAAAAGCAGAAAAGTATTTTCGAGAGCTTTACCCAGGTAAACTCTTCAACTCACAGACAGTACGGAGGAACAGGGTTAGGACTTTCCATCACTAAAAACTTGGTGGAACTCCATAAGGGTACCATCAGAGTAGAAAGCACTCCCGGAAAAGGATCTGTATTCAGTGTTCGTCTTAAGTTTATCAAACCACAGGCGTCATTAGTAACGCTTCCAAAAACCAGTGCAACCAAGATACCTTTTACTAAACTGAAGGGGGTGAAAATACTGGTGGTGGATGATAACGTTATGAACAGAACAGTGGCTACGAAACTGCTCACCAACTGGCACGCAGAAGTTGAGACGGCAGATGATGGATTGGCTGCTTTGGAAAGAATCAATTCTACTGATTTTGATTTAGTCTTGATGGACTTGTATATGCCAGTTTTAGATGGTTTCCAGACGGTTGCCAGAATGCGAGAAGCAGGCCGTAACCTTCCTGTGATTGCTCTTACCGCTAATGCTAGTGAAGAAGAAAGAAAAAGGATTCTGAGTGCAGGGGTGAATGACTATTTAACTAAACCGTTTGTGCCTCAAGATCTATTTAATAAGTTATTGCAGAATTTAGACGCTAATAGAATCCAATAA
- a CDS encoding response regulator transcription factor, with translation MKQCILIVDDEPTIGLILEHYFSKSYHVVVKSNGKEAMNWLEEGHHIDAIVADFEMPFMNGLDFIVQLRASTLFKDIPLIMLSGKEESRNKILCLKSGADDYMIKPFNPEELEIRIKNVLRRVKIS, from the coding sequence ATGAAGCAGTGTATATTAATCGTCGATGATGAACCTACTATAGGGCTGATTTTAGAGCATTACTTCTCTAAGTCTTACCATGTAGTAGTTAAGTCTAATGGTAAAGAAGCAATGAACTGGCTGGAAGAAGGCCATCACATTGATGCTATTGTTGCTGATTTCGAAATGCCATTCATGAATGGCTTAGACTTTATCGTGCAACTACGGGCAAGTACTTTGTTTAAAGACATCCCATTGATCATGTTGTCAGGGAAAGAGGAATCCAGAAATAAGATCCTCTGCCTTAAAAGCGGTGCCGATGACTATATGATTAAGCCTTTCAACCCAGAAGAGTTGGAAATAAGAATCAAGAATGTTCTTAGACGAGTAAAAATATCCTAA
- a CDS encoding ATP-binding response regulator, producing the protein MFSIDQIFKDSPNPTYIKDSQGKIVWANTAYAQLHKLALPTLLHTGAVDFDFSYERDLEVLASEDVYTIEEFYKLDNGNGTWYLSVKKAVVQPNGERYLLSTSSEITNLKDTIQIAEDSFASKEKFLGDVSRELEAPVSAIISLIRLLKKTFISKDQKRYLNSVLSISDYLLDIPKDVLEYARVEAGVLELATEVVSIVDFIREVVKSLNSKAAEQDVKVYFSEPLARLPLIEVNPIYLDLILVKILRCAVRYTKSKEVVVSVFQKERIEKTLYLQFSISNLELEQSSDILVKLFESDGTPYTEDRYKKGGLELGIYTSKKLIELQGGRVWLDEKHEQGMSIEFILPFSINQEQVVESKDQYDLPEQTNALRLLLVEDNESSQTLVRHQIQNWNTKIDIATNGEEGIKLAQENGYDLILMDVEMPGINGFEATSFIRNSENPNKNTPIVAFTTNTADIDIDRFKEAGFSDFLRKPYHAFDLYLCISKNTGHYAKERLLSEKQTSEEELPLYDFSGLGNMAEDAVFIHKMQKLFIDIVPGQLSKLSLAIQQQDWDTVALLSHSLKSTFGNIKVVKAANAMKQIEEVANTKTGLAKLSNLMDTVYDATNKVIAVFSSELADNK; encoded by the coding sequence ATGTTTTCTATTGACCAAATTTTTAAAGATAGCCCCAATCCAACTTATATCAAGGATTCTCAAGGGAAAATAGTTTGGGCTAATACTGCTTACGCCCAATTGCATAAATTAGCTTTACCTACTTTGCTCCATACGGGTGCCGTTGATTTCGACTTTTCCTATGAAAGAGATTTAGAAGTTCTCGCTTCTGAGGATGTGTACACCATAGAAGAGTTTTATAAACTAGACAATGGTAACGGAACTTGGTATCTTTCTGTTAAAAAAGCGGTTGTCCAGCCTAATGGCGAACGTTACTTATTATCAACTTCCTCAGAGATCACAAATCTGAAAGACACCATCCAGATTGCGGAAGATTCATTTGCAAGTAAAGAGAAATTTTTAGGAGATGTAAGCAGAGAGTTGGAAGCTCCTGTTAGTGCCATCATCAGCTTGATTAGGCTTTTGAAAAAAACCTTTATTAGCAAAGATCAGAAAAGGTATTTGAATTCAGTTCTCTCTATTTCCGACTATCTTTTAGACATTCCCAAAGATGTTTTAGAGTATGCCAGGGTAGAGGCAGGAGTTTTAGAATTAGCCACAGAAGTGGTAAGTATTGTAGATTTTATAAGAGAAGTCGTAAAATCATTAAACTCAAAGGCCGCTGAACAAGATGTAAAGGTTTATTTTTCCGAACCGTTAGCCAGGTTGCCGCTTATTGAGGTTAACCCCATTTATCTCGACCTGATTTTAGTAAAAATTCTTCGTTGTGCAGTAAGATACACGAAGAGTAAAGAAGTAGTGGTATCTGTCTTCCAGAAGGAAAGAATAGAAAAAACGCTATATCTGCAGTTTTCAATCAGCAATCTGGAGCTAGAGCAAAGCTCTGATATTTTAGTTAAACTTTTTGAGTCTGATGGTACACCCTACACAGAAGACAGATATAAAAAAGGTGGACTTGAGCTTGGTATTTACACAAGTAAAAAGCTAATTGAATTGCAAGGCGGCCGGGTTTGGCTTGATGAAAAACATGAGCAGGGAATGAGTATAGAGTTTATTCTGCCTTTCTCTATCAACCAGGAGCAGGTTGTAGAAAGTAAAGATCAATATGATCTGCCAGAACAAACAAATGCTTTAAGGCTTCTTTTGGTAGAAGACAATGAAAGCAGCCAAACCTTAGTAAGGCATCAAATTCAAAACTGGAATACCAAAATTGACATAGCCACTAATGGGGAAGAAGGCATAAAATTAGCCCAGGAGAATGGGTACGATTTAATATTAATGGATGTGGAGATGCCAGGCATAAATGGCTTTGAGGCTACTTCTTTTATCCGTAATTCAGAAAACCCAAACAAAAATACTCCCATTGTAGCTTTCACTACAAACACAGCAGATATTGATATAGATAGATTCAAGGAAGCTGGCTTTAGTGATTTTCTAAGGAAGCCTTATCATGCCTTTGACTTATATCTTTGTATCTCTAAAAATACGGGACATTACGCAAAAGAGCGGCTACTTTCTGAGAAGCAAACTTCTGAAGAGGAGTTGCCTTTATATGACTTCTCAGGTTTGGGGAATATGGCTGAGGATGCAGTTTTCATCCATAAAATGCAGAAGTTATTTATAGATATTGTTCCCGGTCAGTTGTCAAAACTGTCACTTGCTATTCAGCAGCAAGATTGGGATACTGTTGCTCTACTTTCCCATAGCTTAAAGTCAACCTTCGGGAATATAAAAGTAGTCAAAGCTGCGAATGCCATGAAGCAAATTGAGGAAGTAGCCAATACAAAAACAGGTTTGGCAAAATTGTCGAATCTAATGGACACTGTTTATGATGCTACTAACAAAGTTATTGCTGTGTTTTCAAGTGAACTAGCTGATAATAAGTAA
- a CDS encoding TolC family protein: protein MKKLSLAILLALSGLMAVAQTDPKQGGEWEKKLFNSEYALPILIEAAIGNAAELENADAAKLMAQEERKIIRKNFYSNFALNSAYQYGTWEQFGIAGEPVNSFNAFDSPLQARYTMGFTMALPLGQLLSRHNLIKKQDLAIAQVEGTRKLAERQVRQQVITLYQNMVLAKSQLELQQQAYQSAVVTNKLAEKQFKSGDILIDAMSTVQQAHTSTAAALRTAKINYETTLMMMEERIGMRLIDLIKSK, encoded by the coding sequence ATGAAAAAACTTTCACTTGCAATTCTCCTGGCCCTGAGCGGTCTCATGGCCGTTGCCCAGACAGATCCCAAGCAGGGAGGCGAATGGGAGAAAAAATTGTTCAATTCTGAATATGCCCTCCCAATCCTGATTGAAGCTGCTATTGGGAATGCTGCAGAATTAGAGAACGCTGATGCAGCGAAATTGATGGCGCAGGAAGAACGCAAAATTATTCGCAAAAACTTCTACAGCAACTTTGCCTTGAACTCGGCTTACCAATATGGTACCTGGGAGCAGTTTGGGATAGCGGGTGAGCCAGTTAATTCTTTCAATGCTTTTGACTCTCCTCTGCAGGCAAGATACACCATGGGTTTCACCATGGCCCTGCCTCTAGGACAACTGCTTAGCCGCCATAACCTGATCAAAAAGCAGGATTTAGCAATTGCTCAGGTAGAAGGAACCAGAAAATTAGCTGAAAGACAAGTAAGACAACAAGTGATCACTTTGTACCAGAACATGGTTTTGGCAAAATCACAACTTGAACTTCAGCAGCAAGCCTACCAGTCGGCAGTGGTAACGAATAAACTAGCCGAGAAGCAGTTTAAAAGTGGTGATATTCTTATTGACGCTATGTCTACTGTGCAACAAGCTCATACCAGCACAGCAGCTGCGCTTCGCACCGCGAAGATAAATTATGAAACCACTCTTATGATGATGGAAGAGCGAATTGGAATGAGACTAATTGACTTAATAAAAAGCAAATGA
- a CDS encoding sugar transferase codes for MKVVYLSPDFQEAAEFEKEFGQSFEVKHFDNPKLFLNSLENGDRYDVIIDASSPGSPLGINLIRTIKNKFTATIPVIWIADSLVPATVQRMLMAAGVSDIFYQKYDKEKLSTRINYLARISKMDMHPRANSAFAYKYPLGKRIFDIVVASTALLFLSPILLVITLLIKLESKGPAFYYSYRVGTGFKIFKFWKFRSMRQDADQLLDSIKAFNQYQTPAKEQVEEGYSLCKTCAEGGVECSNKLINEQGQLICEQQYIESKKTKSGAAFIKIANDPRITRLGMFLRNTSIDELPQLYNVLRGDMSIVGNRPLPIYEAEKITTDEYAARFIAPAGITGLWQVSKRGKGNMSEAERKALDIEYAQKFSFRKDLYILLKTVPAMFQKENV; via the coding sequence ATGAAGGTTGTTTATCTTTCACCAGATTTTCAGGAGGCAGCGGAATTCGAGAAGGAGTTCGGCCAAAGTTTTGAGGTAAAGCATTTTGACAACCCTAAACTGTTTCTTAATTCATTAGAAAACGGCGATAGATACGATGTTATCATTGATGCTTCTTCGCCAGGCTCTCCTTTAGGAATTAACTTAATAAGAACCATCAAGAACAAGTTTACAGCGACCATCCCTGTCATTTGGATAGCTGATAGTTTGGTTCCGGCCACAGTGCAGAGGATGCTTATGGCTGCGGGTGTTTCTGATATCTTTTATCAAAAATATGATAAGGAGAAGTTAAGCACCAGAATCAATTACTTAGCAAGAATCAGTAAAATGGACATGCACCCCAGAGCAAACAGTGCCTTCGCATACAAATATCCTTTAGGTAAAAGAATATTTGACATTGTGGTAGCTTCTACGGCTCTGTTGTTCCTTTCGCCCATATTGCTGGTGATTACCCTGCTTATCAAACTTGAGTCTAAAGGTCCCGCTTTCTACTACTCATATAGAGTAGGCACTGGTTTCAAAATCTTCAAATTCTGGAAGTTCAGGTCTATGCGACAGGATGCAGACCAACTTCTTGACTCCATAAAGGCCTTTAACCAGTATCAGACCCCAGCCAAGGAACAAGTTGAGGAGGGTTATTCGCTCTGCAAAACCTGTGCAGAAGGTGGGGTGGAGTGTTCAAATAAATTGATTAATGAACAAGGGCAGTTGATCTGTGAGCAACAATACATTGAATCTAAGAAAACCAAGTCTGGTGCTGCTTTCATAAAAATTGCGAATGATCCCAGGATTACTCGGTTAGGGATGTTTCTCCGCAACACCAGTATTGATGAGTTGCCACAGCTATACAATGTGCTCAGAGGAGATATGTCTATTGTAGGAAACAGGCCTCTGCCTATCTACGAAGCTGAAAAAATCACTACTGACGAATATGCTGCGCGCTTTATAGCCCCGGCTGGAATCACTGGCTTATGGCAGGTAAGTAAGCGTGGAAAAGGGAATATGTCAGAGGCTGAACGGAAAGCTTTGGATATTGAATACGCCCAGAAGTTTTCCTTTAGAAAAGACCTTTACATCCTTCTCAAAACTGTACCTGCCATGTTCCAAAAAGAAAATGTTTAA